The following are encoded in a window of Arctopsyche grandis isolate Sample6627 chromosome 2, ASM5162203v2, whole genome shotgun sequence genomic DNA:
- the LOC143922287 gene encoding enkurin, whose translation MSIVKIVNHDERICDILYKPPPPDPKPPRHVSRYRKLIEPPKDKKDYAAMGVAKLTIEGPGEFLKKGDGVKKPSIEGHKQCLADGPLPKLPDRVTTGAKRTKIALNFVERNVKSAQSLQPRPPEKFLVDSPDGHKYLLQNKDMKLLYSDKFGAVPQYLIKRNDYIRKAEDKYRKKLENREHACKMIGEGERVKILKGLKDNWSAIQKSFLRLPLFIDTVYLVNKKKKCEDELRELEKYIKFLEENPYIYIYDDDD comes from the exons ATGTCCATTGTCAAAATTGTCAATCACGATGAACGCATCTGTGATATCTTGTATAAACCACCTCCGCCAGATCCAAAGCCACCAAG ACACGTATCCAGATATAGAAAGCTGATCGAGCCACCCAAGGATAAAAAGGACTATGCGGCGATGGGTGTGGCTAAGTTGACGATAGAAGGACCCGGCGAGTTCCTCAAGAAGGGAGACGGCGTTAAGAAACCTTCGATAGAGGGACACAAGCAATGTCTTGCCGATGGACCCCTACCTAAATTACCAGATCGCGTCACGACGGGTGCGAAACGCACAAAAATCGCATTGAACTTCGTCGAGAGAAATGTCAAGTCGGCGCAAAGCTTGCAGCCGAGGCCTCCAGAAAAGTTTCTGGTGGACTCTCCCGACGGACACAAGTATCTATTGCAGAACAAAGATATGAAGCTGCTGTACAGTGATAAATTTGGAGCGGTGCCTCAGTATTTGATCAAACGCAATGATTATATACGGAAAGCTGAAGATAAATACAGGAAGAAGTTGGAGAACAGAGAACACGCTTGTAAAATGATCGGCGAAGGGGAACgggtgaaaattttaaaa GGATTAAAGGATAATTGGTCAGCGATCCAGAAGTCTTTTCTTCGCTTGCCGCTGTTCATTGATACTGTATATTTGGTAAACAAGAAGAAGAAATGTGAGGATGAACTGCGCGAGCTGGAGAAATACATCAAATTCTTAGAAGAAAATCCATACATTTACATCTACGACGATGATGATTAa